In one window of Mauremys reevesii isolate NIE-2019 linkage group 22, ASM1616193v1, whole genome shotgun sequence DNA:
- the LOC120388963 gene encoding mucin-19-like isoform X3 yields MLMYPPGIVRRTPHPFPECISDFAFAGWIPVIGELQKLLARGEYKPLCPAPLFESNFLQVTKQGELVDLHNRGSLVTLGIAATSPALLLPDVMMIARPTERPQGEPLGPRGAHVQPGLELTRLIPLELVSIFLHDLGEQRLKLRLATGRVYYLQLCAPRGEERPLFARWLRLIYLLRAPSDSWASVPSWHAADLRGRSAKPPPSQRLRPIQEEEEPGALKPQLGEPPGSGSQTPSQGQLSGRQRPASPTRGQQPSTQSVGGWGSRCPTSPSIAAPVRRSPSTTQLLDGLSRSRAKVASPWTQGPVSGEPSAERNHGQLSLDIPPGSRSPAGTPSQRGSSAASRATTAPGSPERSRASVGVGRSAMGTASVGVGRSAVGTASVGVGRSAVGTASVGVGRSAVTTASAAAGPSRPASTQPSGMGREMEPGERSREPSTERSRAPLGHASPSAEQGRSRSQSQRESSAASRAAVAPGSPERSRASVGVGRSAVGTASVGVGRSAVGTASVGVGRSVVGTASVGVGRSAVGTASVGMGRSAVTTASAAAGPSRPASTQPSGMGREIEPGERSREPSTERSRAPLGHASPSAEQGRSRSQSQRESSAASRAAVAPGSPERSRASVGVGRSAVGTASVGVGCSAVGTASVGVGRSAVGTASVGVGRSAVTTVSAAAGPSRPASSQPSGMGREMELGERSREPSTERSRAPLGHASPSAEQGRSRSQSQRESSAASRAAVAPGSPERSRASVGVGRSAVGTASMGVGRSAVGTASVGVGRSAIATVSAAAGPSRPPSARPSGMGREIEPGERSREPNTERSRAPLGHASPSTEQGRSRSQSQRESSAALGPTGATVTPSSHERPSGSRALSSPQPASSPIAAAAPLERSQLSAGVGPSEVTTPALAVGPSGQRSRSSSRLDRAKRQGTRSRATVGESSKGKARSSSRSAGQKKPSKEKRLESKGKLKSALSSARHRSSLTFVTIYSALSNSLDKLTGGKLRQRRSQEDAKTQLSSKPSKRVTISGVVQLSGQGSQETSSVPPSAMESSGEQGPAGSGAAPQRESGPLPKVQSGGSRAATVPSSPERSRASVGVGRSAVGTASVGVGRSAVGTASVGVGRSAVGTASVGVGRSAVGTASVGVGRSALATASAAAGPSKPASTQPSGMGREMEPGERSREPSTERSRAPLGHASPSAEQGRSRSQSPRGRPSQLGSSAVSRDSGAAGPSERSRASVAAGPSERSRASVAAGPSERSRASVAAGPSERSRASVAAGPSERSRASVAAGPSEMATVSVAVGPSELGPWSSARPSRKDQLSLPGRGSRERSKTGNQSGSRISSPSSIREAGTPGTVAALGMEGDDVSRETSKKSRASVVPSSPERSRPISPGSAEKSRASVAPGSAEKSRASVAPGSAEKSRASVAPGSAEKSRASVAPGSVGRSRASVAPGSAERSRVSVAAGPSERSRASVAAGPSELATVSVAVGRSEPGSLSSARTPGTGAQRAPHTGKSPCSGAPLGTEAGDASPGSASLGRSGEQSRSQAREEGGARSQSPSRQAPHARAADSVTLAPSKDQGPSSTRPLELDRQRELGWGSSKTRSRSKGRQEEKRHPSVGHPTSRGGSEQAAVRMKSQ; encoded by the exons GTGACCAAGCAGGGCGAGCTGGTGGATCTGCACAACCGTGGCAGCCTGGTGACCCTGGGCATCGCCGCCaccagccccgccctgctcctgcccgaCGTCATGATGATCGCCCGCCCCACGGAGAGGCCCCAGGGGGAGCCGTTGGGCCCCAGGGGGGCTCACGTCCAGCCGGGGCTGGAGCTGACCCG gCTGATCCCGCTGGAGCTGGTGAGCATCTTCCTGCATGACCTGGGGGAGCAGCGGCTGAAGCTGCGCCTGGCCACGGGGCGAGTCTACTACCTGCAGCTCTGCGCCCCCCGGGGGGAGGAGCGCCCGCTCTTCGCACGCTGGCTGCGCCTCATCTACCTGCTGAGGGCCCCCTCGGACAGCTGGGCCAGCGTCCCCTCCTGGCACGCCGCCGACCTGCGTGGGCGCAGCGCCAAG CCGCCCCCCAGCCAGCGGCTGCGGCCcatccaggaggaggaggagcccggAGCCCTGAAACCCCAACTTGGGGAGCCCCCGGGCAGCGGGAGCCAGAcccccagccaggggcagctgaGCGGGAGGCagcgcccagccagccccaccaggGGGCAGCAACCCTCCAC GCAGAGCGTAGGGGGATGGGGGTCCAGATGCCCCACATCACCCAGCATAG CAGCCCCGGTGAGACGCTCCCCCAGCACCACTCAACTCCTTGATGGTCTTTCCAGGTCCCGGGCAAAGGTCGCCAGCCCCTGGACGCAG GGCCCAGTGTCCGGGGAGCCGAGCGCAGAGAGGAACCATGGCCAGCTGAGCCTGGACATCCCCCCTGGTTCCCGGAGCCCGGCAGGAACCCCGAGCCAGCGTGGATCTAGTGCAGCATCCAGAGCCACCACGGCTCCCGGCTCCCCTGAGCGATCCAGAGCCTCCGTGGGCGTGGGGCGCTCGGCGATGGGCACGGCCTCCGTGGGCGTGGGGCGCTCAGCGGTGGGCACGGCCTCTGTGGGCGTGGGGCGCTCGGCGGTGGGCACGGCCTCCGTGGGCGTGGGGCGCTCAGCGGTAACCACAGCGTCGGCAGCAGCGGGTCCATCCAGGCCAGCGAGCACCCAGCCCTCGGGGATGGGCAGAGAGATGGAGCCGGGCGAGAGATCCAGGGAGCCCAGCACGGAGAGGAGCCGAGCCCCGCTGGGCCACGCCAGCCCCTCCGCGGAGCAGGGCAGGTCCCGTTCCCAGAGCCAGCGTGAATCTAGTGCAGCATCCAGAGCCGCTGTGGCTCCCGGCTCCCCTGAGCGATCCAGAGCCTCCGTGGGTGTGGGGCGCTCGGCGGTGGGCACGGCCTCCGTGGGCGTGGGGCGCTCAGCAGTGGGCACGGCCTCCGTGGGCGTGGGGCGCTCGGTGGTGGGCACGGCCTCCGTGGGCGTGGGGCGCTCGGCGGTGGGCACGGCCTCCGTGGGCATGGGGCGCTCAGCAGTAACCACAGCGTCGGCAGCAGCGGGTCCATCCAGGCCGGCCAGCACCCAGCCCTCGGGGATGGGCAGAGAGATAGAGCCGGGCGAGAGATCCAGGGAGCCCAGCACGGAGAGGAGCCGAGCCCCGCTGGGCCACGCCAGCCCCTCCGCGGAGCAGGGCAGGTCCCGTTCCCAGAGCCAGCGTGAATCTAGTGCAGCGTCCAGAGCCGCTGTGGCTCCCGGCTCCCCTGAGCGATCCAGAGCCTCCGTGGGCGTGGGGCGCTCGGCGGTGGGCACGGCCTCCGTGGGTGTGGGGTGCTCGGCGGTGGGCACGGCCTCTGTGGGCGTGGGGCGCTCGGCGGTGGGCACGGCCTCCGTGGGCGTGGGGCGCTCAGCGGTAACCACAGTGTCGGCAGCAGCGGGTCCATCCAGGCCAGCGAGCAGCCAGCCCTCGGGGATGGGCAGAGAGATGGAGCTGGGCGAGAGATCCAGGGAGCCCAGCACAGAGAGGAGCCGAGCCCCACTGGGCCACGCCAGCCCCTCCGCGGAGCAGGGCAGGTCCCGTTCCCAGAGCCAGCGTGAATCTAGTGCAGCGTCCAGAGCCGCTGTGGCTCCCGGCTCCCCTGAGCGATCCAGAGCCTCCGTGGGCGTGGGGCGCTCGGCGGTGGGCACGGCCTCCATGGGCGTGGGGCGCTCGGCGGTGGGCACAGCCTCTGTGGGTGTGGGGCGCTCGGCAATAGCCACAGTGTCGGCAGCAGCAGGTCCATCCAGGCCGCCCAGCGCCCGGCCCTCAGGGATGGGCAGAGAGATAGAGCCGGGCGAGAGATCCAGGGAGCCCAACACGGAGAGGAGCCGAGCCCCGCTGGGCCACGCCAGCCCCTCCACGGAGCAGGGCAGATCCCGTTCCCAGAGCCAGCGTGAATCTAGTGCGGCACTTGGACCAACCGGAGCCACCGTGACCCCCAGCTCCCACGAGCGGCCCAGTGGCTCCAGGGCTCTCAGCTCTCCGCAGCCAGCCAGCTCGCCCATAGCTGCTGCTGCACCTCTGGAGAGATCTCAACTCTCCGCAGGCGTGGGGCCTTCGGAGGTCACCACGCCGGCCCTGGCCGTGGGCCCCTCTGGGCAGAGAAGCCGGAGCAGCTCCCGGTTGGATCGAGCCAAGAGACAGGGCACGAGATCCAGGGCGACAGTTGGAGAAAGCAGCAAAGGCAAAGCCCGGTCCAGCTCCCGCAGCGCCGGCCAGAAGAAGCCGTCCAA GGAGAAGAGATTGGAGTCGAAGGGGAAGTTGAAATCGGCCCTGAGTTCAG CCAGGCACAGGAGCAGCCTCACATTCGTGACCATCTACAGCGCCCTGTCGAACTCGCTGGACAAGCTGACGGGCGGGAAGCTGAGACAG aGAAGGAGCCAGGAAGATGCCAAGACGCAGTTGTCTTCGAAGCCCTCCAAGCGGGTCACCATCTCGGGCGTGGTGCAGCTGTCgggccagggcagccaggagACCAGCTCCGTGCCACCCTCAGCTATGGAGAGCAGCGGGGAGCAGGGCCCGGCTGGCTCCGGGGCAGCTCCACAGCGGGAGAGCGGCCCACTGCCGAAGGTGCAGTCTGGGGGATCCAGAGCCGCCACAGTTCCCAGCTCCCCCGAGCGATCCAGAGCCTCCGTGGGCGTGGGGCGCTCGGCGGTGGGCACGGCCTCCGTGGGTGTGGGGCGCTCGGCAGTGGGCACAGCCTCCGTGGGCGTGGGGCGCTCGGCGGTGGGCACGGCCTCCGTGGGCGTGGGGCGCTCGGCAGTGGGCACAGCCTCCGTGGGCGTGGGGCGCTCGGCGTTAGCCACGGCGTCGGCAGCAGCGGGTCCATCCAAGCCGGCCAGCACCCAGCCCTCGGGGATGGGCAGAGAGATGGAGCCGGGCGAGAGATCCAGGGAGCCCAGCACGGAGAGGAGCCGAGCCCCGCTGGGCCACGCCAGCCCCTCCGCGGAGCAGGGCAGGTCCCGTtcccagagccccagagggaggcCAAGCCAGCTGGGGTCTAGCGCCGTGTCCAGAGATTCTGGAGCAGCTGGGCCTTCAGAGCGATCCAGAGCCTCAGTGGCTGCCGGCCCTTCGGAGAGATCCAGAGCCTCGGTGGCTGCCGGCCCTTCAGAGCGATCCAGAGCCTCGGTGGCTGCCGGCCCTTCAGAGCGATCCAGAGCCTCGGTGGCTGCCGGCCCTTCGGAGAGATCCAGAGCCTCAGTGGCTGCCGGCCCTTCAGAGATGGCTACGGTGTCGGTGGCCGTGGGTCCGTCCGAGCTGGGGCCATGGAGCAGCGCCCGGCCCTCGAGGAAGGACCAGCTGAGCCTGCCAGGCAGGGGATCTAGAGAGCGCAGCAAGACCGGGAACCAGAGTGGAAGCCGAATCAGCTCCCCGAGCTCCATCAGGGAGGCTGGGACCCCCGGCACTGTGGCAGCCCTGGGCATGGAAGGCGATGATGTATCTAGAGAGACATCCAAAAAGTCCAGAGCCTCTGTGGTTCCAAGCTCGCCAGAAAGATCGAGACCCATTTCTCCAGGTTCTGCTGAGAAATCCAGAGCGTCGGTGGCTCCAGGTTCTGCTGAGAAATCCAGAGCGTCGGTGGCTCCAGGTTCTGCTGAGAAATCCAGAGCGTCGGTGGCTCCAGGTTCTGCTGAGAAATCCAGAGCGTCGGTGGCTCCAGGTTCTGTGGGGAGATCGAGAGCGTCGGTGGCACCAGGTTCTGCAGAGAGATCCAGAGTTTCGGTGGCCGCTGGCCCATCAGAGAGATCCAGAGCATCCGTGGCCGCCGGCCCTTCGGAGCTGGCTACGGTGTCGGTGGCCGTGGGACGGTCCGAGCCAGGGTCTCTCAGCAGCGCCAGGACCCCGGGGACAGGTGCTCAGAGGGCTCCGCACACCGGGAAGAGTCCGTGCTCTGGGGCTCCTCTGGGGACGGAGGCTGGCGATGCATCCCCGGGCAGTGCCTCCCTGGGGAGATCCGGGGAGCAGAGCCGAAGCCAggccagggaggaaggaggggccCGTTCCCAGAGCCCCTCGAGGCAGGCGCCCCATGCGAGAGCTGCAGACTCTGTGACCCTGGCTCCCTCCAAGGACCAAGGGCCCAGCAGCACCCGGCCCTTGGAGCTGGACAGACAgcgggagctgggctggggatccAGCAAGACGAGGAGCCGGAGCAAAGGTCGGCAGGAGGAGAAGCGGCACCCCTCTGTGGGGCACCCCACCAGCAG
- the LOC120388963 gene encoding serine/arginine repetitive matrix protein 2-like isoform X9: MLMYPPGIVRRTPHPFPECISDFAFAGWIPVIGELQKLLARGEYKPLCPAPLFESNFLQVTKQGELVDLHNRGSLVTLGIAATSPALLLPDVMMIARPTERPQGEPLGPRGAHVQPGLELTRLIPLELVSIFLHDLGEQRLKLRLATGRVYYLQLCAPRGEERPLFARWLRLIYLLRAPSDSWASVPSWHAADLRGRSAKPPPSQRLRPIQEEEEPGALKPQLGEPPGSGSQTPSQGQLSGRQRPASPTRGQQPSTQSVGGWGSRCPTSPSIAAPVRRSPSTTQLLDGLSRSRAKVASPWTQQGPVSGEPSAERNHGQLSLDIPPGSRSPAGTPSQRGSSAASRATTAPGSPERSRASVGVGRSAMGTASVGVGRSAVGTASVGVGRSAVGTASVGVGRSAVTTASAAAGPSRPASTQPSGMGREMEPGERSREPSTERSRAPLGHASPSAEQGRSRSQSQRESSAASRAAVAPGSPERSRASVGVGRSAVGTASVGVGRSAVGTASVGVGRSVVGTASVGVGRSAVGTASVGMGRSAVTTASAAAGPSRPASTQPSGMGREIEPGERSREPSTERSRAPLGHASPSAEQGRSRSQSQRESSAASRAAVAPGSPERSRASVGVGRSAVGTASVGVGCSAVGTASVGVGRSAVGTASVGVGRSAVTTVSAAAGPSRPASSQPSGMGREMELGERSREPSTERSRAPLGHASPSAEQGRSRSQSQRESSAASRAAVAPGSPERSRASVGVGRSAVGTASMGVGRSAVGTASVGVGRSAIATVSAAAGPSRPPSARPSGMGREIEPGERSREPNTERSRAPLGHASPSTEQGRSRSQSQRESSAALGPTGATVTPSSHERPSGSRALSSPQPASSPIAAAAPLERSQLSAGVGPSEVTTPALAVGPSGQRSRSSSRLDRAKRQGTRSRATVGESSKGKARSSSRSAGQKKPSKEKRLESKGKLKSALSSARHRSSLTFVTIYSALSNSLDKLTGGKLRQDQGPSSTRPLELDRQRELGWGSSKTRSRSKGRQEEKRHPSVGHPTSRGGSEQAAVRMKSQ; encoded by the exons GTGACCAAGCAGGGCGAGCTGGTGGATCTGCACAACCGTGGCAGCCTGGTGACCCTGGGCATCGCCGCCaccagccccgccctgctcctgcccgaCGTCATGATGATCGCCCGCCCCACGGAGAGGCCCCAGGGGGAGCCGTTGGGCCCCAGGGGGGCTCACGTCCAGCCGGGGCTGGAGCTGACCCG gCTGATCCCGCTGGAGCTGGTGAGCATCTTCCTGCATGACCTGGGGGAGCAGCGGCTGAAGCTGCGCCTGGCCACGGGGCGAGTCTACTACCTGCAGCTCTGCGCCCCCCGGGGGGAGGAGCGCCCGCTCTTCGCACGCTGGCTGCGCCTCATCTACCTGCTGAGGGCCCCCTCGGACAGCTGGGCCAGCGTCCCCTCCTGGCACGCCGCCGACCTGCGTGGGCGCAGCGCCAAG CCGCCCCCCAGCCAGCGGCTGCGGCCcatccaggaggaggaggagcccggAGCCCTGAAACCCCAACTTGGGGAGCCCCCGGGCAGCGGGAGCCAGAcccccagccaggggcagctgaGCGGGAGGCagcgcccagccagccccaccaggGGGCAGCAACCCTCCAC GCAGAGCGTAGGGGGATGGGGGTCCAGATGCCCCACATCACCCAGCATAG CAGCCCCGGTGAGACGCTCCCCCAGCACCACTCAACTCCTTGATGGTCTTTCCAGGTCCCGGGCAAAGGTCGCCAGCCCCTGGACGCAG CAGGGCCCAGTGTCCGGGGAGCCGAGCGCAGAGAGGAACCATGGCCAGCTGAGCCTGGACATCCCCCCTGGTTCCCGGAGCCCGGCAGGAACCCCGAGCCAGCGTGGATCTAGTGCAGCATCCAGAGCCACCACGGCTCCCGGCTCCCCTGAGCGATCCAGAGCCTCCGTGGGCGTGGGGCGCTCGGCGATGGGCACGGCCTCCGTGGGCGTGGGGCGCTCAGCGGTGGGCACGGCCTCTGTGGGCGTGGGGCGCTCGGCGGTGGGCACGGCCTCCGTGGGCGTGGGGCGCTCAGCGGTAACCACAGCGTCGGCAGCAGCGGGTCCATCCAGGCCAGCGAGCACCCAGCCCTCGGGGATGGGCAGAGAGATGGAGCCGGGCGAGAGATCCAGGGAGCCCAGCACGGAGAGGAGCCGAGCCCCGCTGGGCCACGCCAGCCCCTCCGCGGAGCAGGGCAGGTCCCGTTCCCAGAGCCAGCGTGAATCTAGTGCAGCATCCAGAGCCGCTGTGGCTCCCGGCTCCCCTGAGCGATCCAGAGCCTCCGTGGGTGTGGGGCGCTCGGCGGTGGGCACGGCCTCCGTGGGCGTGGGGCGCTCAGCAGTGGGCACGGCCTCCGTGGGCGTGGGGCGCTCGGTGGTGGGCACGGCCTCCGTGGGCGTGGGGCGCTCGGCGGTGGGCACGGCCTCCGTGGGCATGGGGCGCTCAGCAGTAACCACAGCGTCGGCAGCAGCGGGTCCATCCAGGCCGGCCAGCACCCAGCCCTCGGGGATGGGCAGAGAGATAGAGCCGGGCGAGAGATCCAGGGAGCCCAGCACGGAGAGGAGCCGAGCCCCGCTGGGCCACGCCAGCCCCTCCGCGGAGCAGGGCAGGTCCCGTTCCCAGAGCCAGCGTGAATCTAGTGCAGCGTCCAGAGCCGCTGTGGCTCCCGGCTCCCCTGAGCGATCCAGAGCCTCCGTGGGCGTGGGGCGCTCGGCGGTGGGCACGGCCTCCGTGGGTGTGGGGTGCTCGGCGGTGGGCACGGCCTCTGTGGGCGTGGGGCGCTCGGCGGTGGGCACGGCCTCCGTGGGCGTGGGGCGCTCAGCGGTAACCACAGTGTCGGCAGCAGCGGGTCCATCCAGGCCAGCGAGCAGCCAGCCCTCGGGGATGGGCAGAGAGATGGAGCTGGGCGAGAGATCCAGGGAGCCCAGCACAGAGAGGAGCCGAGCCCCACTGGGCCACGCCAGCCCCTCCGCGGAGCAGGGCAGGTCCCGTTCCCAGAGCCAGCGTGAATCTAGTGCAGCGTCCAGAGCCGCTGTGGCTCCCGGCTCCCCTGAGCGATCCAGAGCCTCCGTGGGCGTGGGGCGCTCGGCGGTGGGCACGGCCTCCATGGGCGTGGGGCGCTCGGCGGTGGGCACAGCCTCTGTGGGTGTGGGGCGCTCGGCAATAGCCACAGTGTCGGCAGCAGCAGGTCCATCCAGGCCGCCCAGCGCCCGGCCCTCAGGGATGGGCAGAGAGATAGAGCCGGGCGAGAGATCCAGGGAGCCCAACACGGAGAGGAGCCGAGCCCCGCTGGGCCACGCCAGCCCCTCCACGGAGCAGGGCAGATCCCGTTCCCAGAGCCAGCGTGAATCTAGTGCGGCACTTGGACCAACCGGAGCCACCGTGACCCCCAGCTCCCACGAGCGGCCCAGTGGCTCCAGGGCTCTCAGCTCTCCGCAGCCAGCCAGCTCGCCCATAGCTGCTGCTGCACCTCTGGAGAGATCTCAACTCTCCGCAGGCGTGGGGCCTTCGGAGGTCACCACGCCGGCCCTGGCCGTGGGCCCCTCTGGGCAGAGAAGCCGGAGCAGCTCCCGGTTGGATCGAGCCAAGAGACAGGGCACGAGATCCAGGGCGACAGTTGGAGAAAGCAGCAAAGGCAAAGCCCGGTCCAGCTCCCGCAGCGCCGGCCAGAAGAAGCCGTCCAA GGAGAAGAGATTGGAGTCGAAGGGGAAGTTGAAATCGGCCCTGAGTTCAG CCAGGCACAGGAGCAGCCTCACATTCGTGACCATCTACAGCGCCCTGTCGAACTCGCTGGACAAGCTGACGGGCGGGAAGCTGAGACAG GACCAAGGGCCCAGCAGCACCCGGCCCTTGGAGCTGGACAGACAgcgggagctgggctggggatccAGCAAGACGAGGAGCCGGAGCAAAGGTCGGCAGGAGGAGAAGCGGCACCCCTCTGTGGGGCACCCCACCAGCAG